In Streptomyces canus, one DNA window encodes the following:
- a CDS encoding MarR family winged helix-turn-helix transcriptional regulator yields the protein MGETVRWLTPEEQRAWRGFIRLQERLGGRLGRLLQSESNVSPADFAVLVHLTDTPEGRQRYQDLARALEWEKSRMSHHIARMAGRGMVVREDCLEDARGAFVVITDVGRAAVEAAAPRHVEAVRELFMDHVTPAELRVLAEISERVIGKLDEDLS from the coding sequence ATGGGAGAGACGGTGCGATGGCTGACGCCGGAGGAGCAGCGCGCGTGGCGTGGCTTCATCCGGTTGCAGGAGCGGCTCGGCGGGCGCCTCGGGCGCCTGCTGCAGTCGGAGTCCAACGTGTCGCCGGCCGACTTCGCGGTGCTGGTCCATCTGACGGACACCCCGGAGGGGCGACAGCGGTACCAGGATCTGGCCCGGGCACTGGAGTGGGAGAAGAGCCGGATGTCCCACCACATCGCGCGGATGGCCGGGCGGGGAATGGTGGTCCGGGAGGACTGCCTCGAGGACGCTCGGGGCGCCTTCGTGGTGATCACGGACGTCGGCCGGGCGGCGGTCGAGGCGGCGGCCCCACGTCATGTCGAGGCGGTACGTGAACTGTTCATGGACCATGTCACCCCGGCCGAACTGCGGGTCCTGGCCGAGATCTCCGAGCGTGTCATCGGCAAGCTGGACGAGGACCTGTCCTGA